One stretch of Williamwhitmania taraxaci DNA includes these proteins:
- a CDS encoding carboxypeptidase-like regulatory domain-containing protein: MRYLLVLAFLSFYAVAFSQIEVSSKFINQDSGAPVEYASVFLLKDKAVGSSTGNSGYFKLWIPKCHVTDTVVISCVGYERKEVTVEYITQNKTIFLQPKEEQIDEVIISNNLSAQKIVKIALRKYPKWCFKYRYSTDFSMRSYLFVDSTKLVVGAMETTGVMNNNGMYNDSLEEKVSVSKYQVYGSVDTSYFTPSMCIKNKHYDATLNLEYRVIDHFAVFWHVDPITAQYFYPDMKGHFNFIDDSTKSDKFWIVSVTDLRHIDYGYKLPEEQFRKQYKKDLNRFKQEKNYSPTNKLFVLSEAQVDSLFYSDLRKRLEKGNPMFHNMILYIDKSTFAIHKAEYRFSGVGADGKFSVFTNFTVDYGYLLKKKKLTPLKIEIVTKSSMGKFSNHTVFDFTNINTGKGLNRISSKDVHDRGKPNSVTFLDITSLDVEGWAQVNGSNIFKPAFRTDD, encoded by the coding sequence ATGCGTTATCTCCTTGTTCTTGCATTTCTTAGCTTTTATGCAGTTGCATTTTCTCAAATAGAGGTTTCCTCAAAATTTATTAACCAAGACTCTGGTGCACCAGTTGAGTATGCAAGCGTATTTCTACTAAAGGATAAGGCTGTAGGATCAAGTACGGGTAATTCAGGATATTTTAAATTATGGATACCGAAATGTCATGTAACGGATACGGTTGTAATTAGTTGTGTTGGTTACGAAAGAAAGGAGGTTACCGTTGAATACATTACTCAAAACAAAACCATATTTCTTCAACCTAAGGAGGAGCAGATTGATGAGGTAATCATTAGTAATAATTTATCAGCGCAAAAAATTGTGAAAATAGCACTGCGCAAATATCCCAAATGGTGCTTTAAATATCGATACTCAACAGACTTTTCGATGAGAAGCTATCTTTTTGTTGATAGCACCAAGCTGGTTGTTGGCGCCATGGAAACTACTGGAGTAATGAATAATAATGGCATGTATAACGATTCCTTGGAAGAAAAGGTTAGCGTAAGCAAGTATCAGGTGTATGGTAGTGTTGATACATCATACTTTACTCCTTCAATGTGCATTAAAAATAAACACTATGATGCGACTTTGAATTTGGAGTATCGCGTAATTGATCACTTTGCAGTTTTTTGGCATGTCGACCCTATCACTGCACAGTACTTTTATCCCGATATGAAGGGTCACTTTAATTTCATTGACGATTCTACCAAATCTGATAAATTCTGGATTGTTAGCGTAACCGACCTTAGGCACATTGATTATGGTTATAAGTTGCCCGAGGAGCAGTTTCGGAAGCAATACAAGAAAGATCTTAATAGGTTCAAACAGGAGAAAAATTATTCACCAACCAATAAGCTGTTTGTTCTTTCAGAGGCCCAAGTGGACAGCCTTTTCTATTCCGATCTGAGAAAACGTTTGGAGAAAGGGAATCCGATGTTTCACAATATGATTCTATATATTGATAAATCCACATTTGCTATTCATAAGGCTGAATATAGGTTCAGTGGAGTAGGCGCAGATGGTAAGTTTAGTGTTTTTACAAATTTTACGGTAGATTATGGTTACTTACTTAAAAAGAAAAAACTCACCCCCTTAAAGATAGAAATAGTCACAAAGAGTTCTATGGGGAAGTTTAGCAATCACACTGTGTTCGATTTTACGAATATCAATACAGGGAAAGGGTTAAATAGAATTTCTTCCAAAGATGTTCATGATAGAGGAAAGCCTAATTCTGTTACGTTTCTTGATATTACGAGTCTTGATGTAGAGGGGTGGGCGCAGGTTAATGGATCTAATATTTTTAAACCAGCATTTCGCACAGATGATTAG
- a CDS encoding putative signal transducing protein, with protein sequence MENELVKIFVGELWQATIVKELLNDNGISAFIENELMGNIAPWQIAAGGSASVTVMIANSDYALAKPLVDEFTNGSNPLPVEDE encoded by the coding sequence GTGGAAAATGAATTAGTGAAAATTTTTGTCGGAGAGTTATGGCAAGCAACCATAGTTAAGGAGTTGCTCAACGACAACGGAATTAGTGCATTTATCGAAAATGAGCTGATGGGGAATATTGCTCCGTGGCAAATAGCTGCCGGAGGATCGGCATCGGTTACGGTTATGATTGCGAACTCCGATTATGCTTTGGCCAAACCACTCGTGGATGAATTTACCAATGGCAGTAATCCATTGCCAGTGGAGGACGAATAA
- a CDS encoding CPBP family glutamic-type intramembrane protease, with protein sequence MNDFIHFIKKPTYSESCKQINWKMFFLLFFASVIVISPMVFVIKMAVDIWGFSYKKPQMSCLKLLFLAAIYAPIVEELFFRSLLVFKKSNIISYLSICFLLGIWFFYNGSYQSILNLSAVVVAVALALVFYNQSKEFVVKRYPIVFYFSSIVFGLVHIFNYQGVTFHNFIFSILLVLPQLTLGVVLGYIRVSYGLAYSILFHFLCNLPGVIVVYFISC encoded by the coding sequence ATGAATGACTTTATTCATTTTATTAAGAAGCCAACATATTCTGAGAGCTGCAAGCAGATAAATTGGAAAATGTTTTTCCTGCTGTTTTTTGCATCTGTTATTGTAATATCGCCAATGGTATTTGTTATCAAAATGGCTGTGGATATATGGGGCTTCAGTTATAAAAAGCCTCAGATGAGTTGTCTTAAATTATTGTTTCTTGCGGCAATTTATGCTCCAATTGTTGAGGAACTATTCTTTCGTTCACTATTGGTGTTCAAAAAAAGTAACATTATATCTTACTTGTCGATATGTTTTCTGCTGGGCATTTGGTTTTTTTATAACGGCAGCTATCAAAGCATATTGAATCTTTCTGCGGTTGTTGTTGCTGTAGCATTGGCTTTAGTATTCTACAATCAAAGTAAGGAGTTTGTTGTAAAGAGATATCCTATTGTATTCTATTTCTCTTCAATTGTATTTGGATTGGTGCATATTTTCAACTATCAAGGTGTGACTTTTCATAATTTCATTTTTTCCATACTGCTTGTTTTGCCACAACTGACACTGGGGGTGGTCTTAGGATATATCAGGGTATCTTATGGACTTGCCTATTCGATTCTATTTCATTTTTTGTGTAATCTCCCTGGGGTTATCGTTGTATATTTTATAAGTTGTTGA
- a CDS encoding class IIb bacteriocin, lactobin A/cerein 7B family, whose translation MKNFDLNACGVAEMQQQELSEVNGGIFWLIPVVIGAGIIEIMSDWDNFERGFSGQPYKQK comes from the coding sequence ATGAAAAATTTTGATTTGAATGCTTGCGGGGTTGCCGAGATGCAACAGCAGGAGTTGAGTGAAGTGAATGGTGGCATTTTTTGGTTGATTCCAGTTGTGATTGGTGCCGGGATTATTGAGATAATGAGTGATTGGGATAATTTTGAACGCGGGTTTAGTGGTCAACCATATAAACAAAAATAA